A portion of the Lolium rigidum isolate FL_2022 chromosome 1, APGP_CSIRO_Lrig_0.1, whole genome shotgun sequence genome contains these proteins:
- the LOC124656280 gene encoding uncharacterized protein LOC124656280, giving the protein MPDSASPAAAKPDPEMPPRRSLAGGGGKLKKPLTGKLRAAAEERLAQLRAKFRLHPPAAPPASLAAHEAALRSVGLLDFARLDLQSEPARPDLVSQLVAYYDPAQHRSFVWDTRLAVSRTDFARALSLPPRPAPAASPPDDVDPAALVSAVLEFMRVYVLPAFTGADMCVLPPEVAAAEQAVKDESAHRVDWAGLIWGLVEKEILELPKRDDGVCYFGPYLQRLILTQKPDLLKPLEEEEKREAALEVVSLEDDDDDGDVAKSSDELEPRDTNADVTSNPVEEASEMDVAPVRSNILDESEPGDADGDTKSKILEEPEIKGASSRINDLEALKPGDADAEMSSKEILEESKIERAHNNLDELEAGDAAADTSSKEILEESKIESAHNNLDELEAGDADADMTSKEILEESKINLDELEAGDVDDDLRSKTLGETEADGAHLRSSNLDEQLESGDADAETRTKNILEESEIEGAQPLKSNNLDDLESGDVDANARSKISEASMVVDDDANDMNLDEPNVGDELGLDFVAPEPLAVIHEARTSNDEVPGKKLCEGDEGVSVSPAQEDGSPEMVSMTQEEVLAVAEEDVEEECEEERGTAGWISSANDDDSMDAEENAFVQNLDESDNEEGEESEQDGFEGYRGGMEMGWRMEDENGGEGATNSFPGMQFENLNKGNVGMRDVMSFDDGFSEKLGSLHGMGSTNLLQAMNSIPTEYNGTENVHDLPSGEFLAMGADAHKNGVDLGTGSSFLFGNNGKRHIGDIDGYNDQMEAQQQFLQGNQQKRARNCNNSVSSGSAFFNANISDPIHTLLLKASISYEQKDRDIQEALSQKQYMANLLQEKDTIIQTLNAARFEQENKYQAKLRYFEHDLNVMGQLVSGYKKALKQSQASFSEYRKKFPSNKFRYHDVPNSGGLVVSVNELERKRQEEEQQKLAAANEMIENFQHQWFSKAEDWTNQIVSLGSNIEELAREIDLLKEKREAKFATVATEELVL; this is encoded by the exons ATGCCCGATtccgcctcccccgccgccgccaagcccgATCCGGAGATGCCGCCCCGGAGatccctcgccggcggcggcggaaagCTCAAGAAGCCGCTCACCGGCaagctccgcgccgccgccgaggagcgCCTCGCCCAGCTCCGCGCCAAGTTCCGCCTGCACCCGCCGGCGGCCCCTCCGGCCTCCCTCGCCGCCCACGAGGCCGCGCTCCGCTCCGTCGGCCTCCTCGATTTCGCGCGGCTGGACCTCCAGTCCGAGCCCGCGCGCCCCGACCTCGTCTCCCAGCTCGTCGCCTACTACGACCCGGCCCAGCACCGCAGCTTCGTCTGGGACACCCGCCTCGCCGTCTCCCGCACCGACTTCGCGCGCGCGCTCTCCCTCCCGCCCAGGCCCGCCCCTGCGGCCTCCCCGCCCGACGACGTCGACCCCGCGGCGCTGGTCTCCGCCGTCCTGGAGTTCATGCGCGTCTACGTCCTCCCCGCGTTCACCGGCGCCGACATGTGCGTGTTGCCGCCGGAGGTGGCCGCCGCGGAACAGGCGGTCAAGGACGAGTCCGCGCATAGGGTTGACTGGGCCGGCCTGATCTGGGGCCTCGTTGAGAAGGAGATCCTCGAGTTACCCAAGAGGGATGACGGGGTGTGCTACTTCGGGCCGTATCTTCAGAGGCTCATCTTGACGCAGAAGCCGGATCTGCTGAAGccgctggaggaggaagagaagagggaGGCTGCCCTGGAGGTGGTGTctttagaggacgatgatgatgatggcgatgtggCCAAGAGCTCGGATGAGCTGGAGCCGAGGGATACAAATGCTGATGTGACGAGCAATCCTGTGGAAGAAGCATCAGAGATGGATGTTGCACCTGTGAGGAGCAATATCTTGGACGAGTCGGAGCCCGGGGATGCAGATGGTGACACAAAGAGCAAGATCTTGGAGGAACCAGAGATAAAGGGTGCGTCTTCGAGGATCAATGACTTGGAGGCGTTGAAGCCAGGGGATGCAGATGCTGAAATGAGTAGCAAGGAAATCTTGGAGGAATCAAAGATAGAGCGTGCACACAATAACTTGGATGAGCTGGAAGCGGGGGATGCAGCTGCTGACACGAGTAGCAAGGAAATCTTGGAGGAATCAAAGATAGAGAGTGCACACAATAACTTGGATGAGCTGGAGGCGGGGGATGCAGATGCTGACATGACTAGCAAGGAAATCTTGGAGGAATCAAAGATTAATCTTGATGAGTTGGAGGCAGGGGATGTAGATGATGATCTGAGGAGCAAGACCTTGGGTGAAACAGAGGCAGATGGTGCGCATTTGAGGAGCAGTAACTTGGACGAGCAGCTGGAGTCGGGGGATGCAGATGCTGAGACGAGGACCAAGAATATCTTGGAGGAATCAGAGATAGAGGGTGCACAACCTTTGAAGAGCAATAACT TGGATGATTTAGAGTCGGGGGATGTGGATGCTAATGCAAGGAGCAAGATATCAGAGGCATCGATGGTGGTGGATGATGATGCAAATGACATGAACTTGGATGAACCAAATGTGGGGGATGAATTGGGTCTGGATTTTGTTGCACCGGAACCACTAGCTGTTATTCATGAAGCGAGGACTTCAAATGACGAGGTTCCAGGAAAGAAGTTATGCGAGGGAGATGAAGGTGTATCAGTGAGTCCAGCACAGGAGGATGGAAGTCCAGAGATGGTGTCTATGACACAGGAGGAAGTGCTAGCAGTGGCGGAGGAGGATGTGGAGGAAGAatgtgaagaagagagaggcacagCAGGGTGGATCAGCTCTGCCAATGACGATGACAGTATGGATGCTGAAGAGAATGCATTTGTGCAAAATCTGGATGAGAGCGATAATGAGGAGGGAGAGGAGTCAGAGCAGGATGGATTTGAGGGGTATAGGGGTGGGATGGAGATGGGTTGGAGGATGGAGGATGAGAATGGGGGTGAGGGTGCAACAAATTCCTTTCCGGGGATGCAGTTCGAGAACTTGAATAAAGGGAATGTCGGAATGAGGGATGTCATGAGCTTTGATGATGGATTCTCCGAAAAATTGGGATCCTTGCATGGGATGGGATCAACGAACCTCCTTCAGGCAATGAATTCGATTCCCACGGAATACAATGGTACGGAGAACGTACATGATCTTCCCTCTGGAGAATTCTTGGCTATGGGAGCTGATGCACATAAGAATGGAGTGGACCTGGGGACTGGGAGTTCATTTTTATTTGGAAATAATGGGAAAAGGCACATTGGGGATATTGACGGGTACAATGACCAGATGGAAGCACAGCAGCAGTTTCTGCAGGGCAATCAACAAAAACGTGCTCGGAACTGCAACAATAGTGTATCATCTGGATCAGCATTCTTTAATGCAAATATTTCAGATCCAATACATACCTTGTTGTTGAAGGCCAGCATCTCCTATGAACAGAAGGATAGAGATATTCAAGAAGCGCTGTCACAGAAACAATATATGGCCAACTTGCTGCAGGAGAAGGACACAATTATTCAGACGTTAAACGCAGCCAGGTTTGAGCAAGAGAATAAGTATCAAGCAAAGCTTAGGTACTTTGAGCATGATCTGAATGTGATGGGCCAGTTGGTCAGTGGCTATAAGAAGGCTTTGAAACAGAGTCAGGCCTCTTTCAGTGAGTACAGAAAGAAGTTCCCTTCGAACAAGTTCCGTTATCATGATGTTCCTAATAGTGGAGGCCTTGTTGTTAGCGTCAATGAGTTGGAGAGGAAACGGCAGGAGGAAGAGCAGCAGAAACTTGCTGCAGCAAATGAGATGATTGAAAATTTCCAGCATCAATGGTTTTCAAAGGCTGAAGATTGGACAAACCAAATCGTCTCTTTGGGCAGCAACATAGAAGAGCTGGCTAGGGAGATTGATCTTctaaaggaaaaaagagaagcGAAGTTTGCAACAGTGGCTACAGAAGAATTAGTTCTCTGA